ATATTGACCCAGGAGTAATGTCCCCTTATGAACATGGAGAAGTCTATGTTACAGCTGATGGAGGAGAAACTGACCTTGATCTAGGACACTACGAAAGATTTATTGATGTAGAACTTTCAAAAGATAGCAATTACACAAGTGGAAAAATCTTTTCAAATTTATTTACTCAAGAAAGAAATGGTAATTTTTTAGGAAAAACTGTTCAATTAATTCCACATTTTACTAATGAAATTTTAAATACAATTGAAAAAATAGCCACAAAGCATAAACCTGATTTTATGATTGTTGAAATTGGTGGAACAATTGGAGATATTGAATCAAACTCTTTTATTTATGCCATGGCAGAGCTTGCTCTTGCAAAACCTGATAGATTTTTCTTAGTTCATGTAACTTATGTCATTTTTTTAGAAGCTTCAAATGAGTTTAAATCAAAGCCAACTCAAGTAAGTATTAACTCTTTAAGATCTTTTGGTATTAGCCCTAATTTAGTTTTACTTAGAAATTCAAAAATGGTGCCTGACAATATAGTTGAAAAAATTGCTAAAAAATCAGTTTTAAATAAAGATTATGTAATTTCAGTTCCAGATATGAAAAATATTTATGAAGCTCCTTTATATTTTGAATCACAAAATATAGCTCAAATTATTTTGTCTCATTTTAAAATTAAAGACATTGAGCCAGATTTAAGCAAATGAAACAAATTAGTTGATTCAATAAAAAAACCAAAAGCTTATAAAGCTAAAATTTTAATGGTAGGAAAGTACGTTGAGTTTTTGGATGCTTATAAATCAATAATTGAAGCTTTTAAAGTTAGCTCATATGAAGAAAATATTGATTTAAAAATGGACTGAGTTGACTCAAGCAAGTTAGAGTTAACTAACTTAGATGAGTTTTTAAAAGGCTATGACGGAGTTGTAATTTTACCTGGCTTTGGAATTAGAGGTTGAGAACAAAAAGTAAGAATTGCTCAGTATACAAGAGAAAATAAAATACCTACTTTTGGAATTTGTCTTGGTTTTCAAGCAATGAGTGTAGCTCATGCTAGAATGAAAGGTATTAAAAATGCAAATTCACGAGAATTTGCCAATGACAAAAATGATGAAACTTATATTTTAGATTTAATTCAAGGAAAAGCAAAAGATAAAAATTTAGGTGGTACACTAAGACTAGGAAATTACACAACAACAATTAAAGAAAATACTCTAGCTAAGAAAATTTACCAAAAAGATCAAGTCATCGAAAGACATAGACATCGCTATGAGATAAATTCTAAGTATATAGACTTACTTGAAGATGAAGAATTTGTATTTTCAGGAATTTGAAATGAAGGGAAATTAGCTGAAATTTGTGAAGTTAAAAACCATCCTTTTTATCTGGGAGTTCAATATCACCCAGAATTTACATCAAGACCGCTAAAACCAAATCCTCTATTTACAAGTTTTCTTAGAGTTTTAATAAAAAACAATTAAAGGATAATTAAATGAACGAGAAAAAAGATTATAAAGATACCCTAAACATGCCTCAAACTAACTTTGAAATGCAAGCTGGTTTAACAAGAAAAGAAGCACAATTTAGGCAAAGATGGCTTGATAATAAGCTTTACCACAAAATACTAGCTAAAAATAAAAACAACAAACAATTTGTAGTCCATGATGGGCCTCCTTATGCAAATGGATCAATTCACATCGGACATGCTTTAAATAAGATCTTAAAAGACATAGTTGTAAGATTTAAAAGCTTACAAGGTTTTTATTCACCTTTTGTTCCAGGATGAGACACTCACGGGCTTCCTATTGAAAATAAAATGCTTAGTGAGCTAAAAGTAAATCACAAACAAATCGAAGTTGTAAAACTTAGAAAAGAAGCTGCTAAGTACGCTATAAATCAAATGTTAATTCAAAAAGAACAATTTTTAAAATTACAAATGCTTTCAGATTTTGAAGAAATTTATTTAACTTTAGATAAAAACTTTGAAGCAAAGCAACTTAAATTATTTAAAAAAATGTTTTTTGATGGACTAATTTATAAAGGACTTAAGCCAGTTTATTGATCTCCTTCATCAATGAGCGCTTTAGCAGAAGCTGAAGTTGAATACTATGATCATGTTTCACCTTCAATTTATACATGTTTTACAATAACTAAAGGAAATGAATTTGTAGAAGTTGATGATGAGCTTTTAATTTGAACTACAACTCCTTGAACTTTAATTGCTAACTCTGGAGTTGCAGTTGGTCTTGACATTGAATATTCAAAAGTAAAATTCAATAAGAAAAACTACATTGTAGCTAGTGATTTGCTTGAAAAAGTAATGGAAATTTTTGGTGTTCAAAAATACAAAGTAGTTGATACTTTTAAAGGAAAAAACTTGCTTGGTGTTGAATATCAAAGACCTATAAAAACTGATTTGTTTGGTATTGTTGTAGCTGGTTACCATGTTTCTATTGATGCAGGAACTGGACTTGTTCATATGGCTCCTTTATTTGGTGAAGATGACTTTATCATTGGTCAAGAAAATGAGCTTGATCAAATTATGCACATCAATGATGATGGAAGCATTAACTCTGAAGGAGATGAATTTCAAGGTCTTTTTTATAGCTCGGCTAATATAAAAATTAAAGAGTTTTTAGAAAAAAATGACAAAGTAATGTTTTTTGAATACTTTACTCACTCATATCCTCATGATTGAAGAACTAAAAAGCCGATAATTTTTAGAGGTACTCCTCAATGATTTGTCTCAATAGATAAAATAAAGCCAGCTATTTTAAAAGAAATTGAAAAAATTGAAGGAAGACCTTCTTGGGCTGTTAAGAGATTAGCTACAATGATTGAAAATAGAAAAACTTGAACTATTTCTCGTCAGCGCTCTTGAGGAGTGCCTATTCCTATTTTTTACAATGAAAAAAATGAAATAGTTAATGATGAAAAAGTTTTTGACCATGTAATTGAACTTGTTGAAAAATATGGAAGCGATGTTTGATTTGAAAAATCAGTTGATGAACTTTTACCAAGTGAGTATAAAAATAAAAATTGGACTAAAGAAACAAACATTATGGATGTTTGGTTTGATTCAGGTTCAACTTCAATAGGTGTTGAAATTGAAGGAGTAAGTGTTCCTTTTGATCTTTATCTTGAAGGAATTGATCAATACAGAGGTTGATTTAACTCATCTATTATTAATTCAGTGGCTTATTGAGGTCAAAGTCCTTATAGACTACTTCTTTCTCATGGTTTTGTCCTTGATGGAAAAGGTAAAAAAATGTCTAAACAACTTGGAAATGTAGTTGATCCTCAAGAGATAATTCAAAAATATGGAGCTGATATTTTAAGACTATGAGTTGCAAATTGTGAATATGCCCATGATGTAAGTGTTTCTGAATCAATTATTAAACAAACTGTTGAAAATTATAGAAAAATTAGAAACACAATCAAGTTTTTATTAGGTAATTTACAAGATTATGACCATTCTAAGTTTAATTTAAAACTTGAGGGAATTCATGAGCTAATCAATGAAAGACTAAAGAAAGTAAAATTTGATATTTTACAAGCTTATAATGACTATGATTTTAATGATGTAATAAAAACTCTAACTAACTTTTTAACTGATCTTTCAAGTTTTTATTTATCAATTTCAAAAGATTCTCTTTATGCAGATAAAATCAATTCTAAAGAAAGAAGAATGATTCAATACAACATGTACAACATTTTAGAAGCAACTTTAGTTGTTATAGCTCCAATTATGCCAACAACAGCCGAGGATGCCTATGATAATTTCAACAAACAAGACAAACAAGAATCTGTTCATCTAGAAAAAATGTTTGAAGCAACAATAGTAGATGACAAACTTGAAAAAACTTGAAAAGAATTCTTTGATTTAAAAGATGAAGTTTACAAGGAAATTGAAGTTGAAATAGCTAATAAAAAAATCAAAAGAACCAATGACGCTCATGTAACGATTAATACAAAAAGTAATTTTTTAATGTCACTTGATCTTAAAAAATTACTAATGATTGGTAAAATATCATTTGGTAGTTCACTAAGAGTTGAAACTTTTGATTCACACAAATGTCCAAGATGTTGAAACCATATTGAAAAAACTGAGGTAGTTGAAGATTTATGTCAAAGATGTTACCAAACAATAAATTCATAGTAAAAGCAAAATCTTTTTCTAAAGCTTTTGCTGATGATTTTTTAAGAAGATGAAAACAAAACAAAAAAATAATTTTAATGAACTTTTTAGTTTTGTTTTCAATTATGACTCTTGGGATTATTTTCGACCAAGTAACTAAAAGCCAAATTTTTGTCTGAAATGCACAAGGCAACAATGGTATTATGGTTGATGATAATAACTATGGCTGAATAGGTACTCGTTCTTTTGGAAACTATGGAATAACTTCAGGAATTACAAGTAGTATTCCTTTAATTCAAACCTTTAGCATTTTAGCCATTATTGCAATTATTATTTCAGCTTATTATTCTTCTCATCCATTAAAAATGATTGGATTTTCACTAATTGCTACTGGAGCACTAGGAAATGCAATAGATAGATTCGCTTTTAATGGTATGGTAAAAGACATTATTTACATACCTTGATATAAAAATGGTGAAAGTGGAACTTTTAACATAGCTGATGTTCTAGTTGCTATTGGATCTATTGTATCTGTTTTAACAATTGTTTTAAGCTTTATGAATATCCAAAGGATAAAAAATCAAAAAGCTCAAGAGCAAATTTTAAAAAAACAATCTCTAGAGATTAATACTTTAGAAAATGATAAAGACCAGCCAAATGATGAGGCAAATTTAGAAGAAAAAGCTTTGGAAAAACAAGATATTGAAAATGTTAATTTGGATGAGTCTAATTCAAAAAATCAACAAATAGATAATAAAGAAATTTAAAAACAATAAAACCTCACATTTGCATGTGGGGTTTTTTATATCTTATAAAGCTAATTTTTTTAAATAAGCTTGTCTTTGAAATATATTAGTTTTTTGCTCTAAAGCCTCTAATAGTTATTCTTCTTATTATAAGTTGTGATCTGTCTTTTGTTAAAATTATGTAAGCATACAGCTCAGTTCCTCGATCTGAGGATTCTAGTATTTTTGGATTTAAACCTAGAGATTCATTAATTGATAAAAATTGTTCAGAAGAGACAAGTTTGATGTCATATCCTTGATTAATTGGATTTTTTTCATCGGTAAATTCAAAGAATTGACCAAAGTGCGCTGGATAGGCACTTGCTGGAATATCTTCTTTTGGAATTAGATCAGAGGCACTATAATTTTTTAGATCAAAACCAGGCTTAGTTCTAATTGCTCTTCCTAGGCTTGAAAAGTTTTGTCTAATAAATTCATCAATTGTTCTAAAGCCTGAAATTTGAATATCTTTTTTTTCAACAGTTAAATTATCTTTTGAAAGTTGAAGAGTTACTTTAATAGTTCCTTTTTCATCATTGACAGAAAATCTAGATTTTTCAAAAAGCAATTTATAAACAAAGCCATCAAAATTTTCAGGAAGATCAACTATTTTTTCCAAGTCATTAAGCTCAACATTAGAAGGAAGTAAAGTTGAATAATTATTTTTTAAATTTAGTGAATCAATTGCATTTATCGTTAAATCTAAATAATCTTGCAATTTTAAAAATCCATCTATTGTAATTTTTTTAGACTCAACTACTGATTTTTTTCTAGCATAAATTAGAGCACTAAGAGTTCCTGCATTATCATTTGCTCCATCTTTTTCTAGCTCAATTGAAAAATCAATTCCGTTAACACTTTGAGGCATTTGGAAAAAGTCTTTTAAAATACTTGTTGAGCTAATTTGGCTAGGTAAAATTTTATTGTATGCTTTTTTGCTTTCGAGAGACTTAATTTTGCTTAGCTCTTGTTCTACTTCTAAAACCTCTTCATTTTTAATTGGAGCAAAGCCCGTTAGTTCAACTTGGCTAGAAAAAGAGAGTTTTTTTAGTTGATTAGGATTTTGTTGATTTTGATTTTTAACTTGTTTTTCTAAGTTATGTTTTAATAAAAGCTCTCTTGTGTTATTAGTAAATTCTAAATCTTCAGGAATAAATACTATATCTTTTGAAGTGTTTATTTCAAAAATAGATTCTATTTTTTGTCTTTTTTCTTCTGGGGTTTTTAATAAGTCATATTGGGCTTTGAATTCTTTGGCTAAAGGCCTATTTAAAACAAGTTTTTGTCTAATTGAAAAATCATCTTTTTCAAAGATAAATTTTTTCAAATTAGTAAAATCCAAAACAATATCTTTTTTTATTGTTGGATCGTTAATTAAAGAAATCCTTATGTGGTATTGTCTTTTCCCATTTAAATCATCAACTAAGCTTTGAGTTACTAAAACACTATATTTAGATAAGTTCAAAGGTAAAAGTTCTTGGCTTTCTTGGTTATATCTTTGAATTTGGATGTTTTGCTCTTCAACTTGAGAGGGTAAAACATTAGTTGAAATTTTTTTTGCATCAACTCAAGTTAGTCGAAGAGACTTGCTATATTCTTCAAGTTCTAAGAGTTGTTTTTCTCTTGTTAAAGGTGTGTAAGAAGCTTTTGAAATCTTAGAAAGCTCAGTGAATTTTGAAACATAACCCATTGATCTTTCATTTACTTGATAATATAATTTTTTAAAATCATCAGAGACTTTAAAGTTTAAGTTGTAATTAGTTTTTAAATCTTTTGTTTCAATAATTTCATTAAAAAAAGCAGATACATCAAAGTTATTATGTTTTTTAAAGTTTTCTTCAACAATATTTAAGAAAAAACTTAAATCCTTATCAGTTTCATTTTTGTATCTAAACTTTAGTGTTGGTACATTTTTGGTATGTTTATATACTATATATGAATAAGAACCAACAGAAATGATGGCTGAAAATGTAAAAGCTGTAATAAAAATAGCTTTTTTATTAATTCCTTTTTTTAACTTTATACCTTGTTTATTATTTTCAAATAGCATTTATTCCTTAAAAGTTTTCATTTAATTATTTGATTTTTTAAAGTATTTGTAAAAATACTAGGTTTTAAAACTAAAATTATAAAATTAAGTTAAAAATTCTTAGTTTCCTTGAGTTTCTTGAATTGATTTTTTTAAAATTGCTTTACGTTTTTGATCATTTTATTTTGTAAGGTAAAATGAGCTTATCTTGACCTTCTTTTTCAAATTTTAAAAATACACTAAGGCTTTTTTGTTCACTATTTATTTCAAAAAGCTTTCTATTTGGATAAATATTTTTAATCTCTTCAATGCTCTCTACTATTGAAACTTTGTAGTTTTTT
The sequence above is a segment of the Mycoplasmopsis pulmonis genome. Coding sequences within it:
- a CDS encoding CTP synthase, giving the protein MTLRSKMTKYIFVTGGVVSGLGKGVSAASIGNLLKHRGFKIFVLKLDPYLNIDPGVMSPYEHGEVYVTADGGETDLDLGHYERFIDVELSKDSNYTSGKIFSNLFTQERNGNFLGKTVQLIPHFTNEILNTIEKIATKHKPDFMIVEIGGTIGDIESNSFIYAMAELALAKPDRFFLVHVTYVIFLEASNEFKSKPTQVSINSLRSFGISPNLVLLRNSKMVPDNIVEKIAKKSVLNKDYVISVPDMKNIYEAPLYFESQNIAQIILSHFKIKDIEPDLSKWNKLVDSIKKPKAYKAKILMVGKYVEFLDAYKSIIEAFKVSSYEENIDLKMDWVDSSKLELTNLDEFLKGYDGVVILPGFGIRGWEQKVRIAQYTRENKIPTFGICLGFQAMSVAHARMKGIKNANSREFANDKNDETYILDLIQGKAKDKNLGGTLRLGNYTTTIKENTLAKKIYQKDQVIERHRHRYEINSKYIDLLEDEEFVFSGIWNEGKLAEICEVKNHPFYLGVQYHPEFTSRPLKPNPLFTSFLRVLIKNN
- the ileS gene encoding isoleucine--tRNA ligase, which gives rise to MNEKKDYKDTLNMPQTNFEMQAGLTRKEAQFRQRWLDNKLYHKILAKNKNNKQFVVHDGPPYANGSIHIGHALNKILKDIVVRFKSLQGFYSPFVPGWDTHGLPIENKMLSELKVNHKQIEVVKLRKEAAKYAINQMLIQKEQFLKLQMLSDFEEIYLTLDKNFEAKQLKLFKKMFFDGLIYKGLKPVYWSPSSMSALAEAEVEYYDHVSPSIYTCFTITKGNEFVEVDDELLIWTTTPWTLIANSGVAVGLDIEYSKVKFNKKNYIVASDLLEKVMEIFGVQKYKVVDTFKGKNLLGVEYQRPIKTDLFGIVVAGYHVSIDAGTGLVHMAPLFGEDDFIIGQENELDQIMHINDDGSINSEGDEFQGLFYSSANIKIKEFLEKNDKVMFFEYFTHSYPHDWRTKKPIIFRGTPQWFVSIDKIKPAILKEIEKIEGRPSWAVKRLATMIENRKTWTISRQRSWGVPIPIFYNEKNEIVNDEKVFDHVIELVEKYGSDVWFEKSVDELLPSEYKNKNWTKETNIMDVWFDSGSTSIGVEIEGVSVPFDLYLEGIDQYRGWFNSSIINSVAYWGQSPYRLLLSHGFVLDGKGKKMSKQLGNVVDPQEIIQKYGADILRLWVANCEYAHDVSVSESIIKQTVENYRKIRNTIKFLLGNLQDYDHSKFNLKLEGIHELINERLKKVKFDILQAYNDYDFNDVIKTLTNFLTDLSSFYLSISKDSLYADKINSKERRMIQYNMYNILEATLVVIAPIMPTTAEDAYDNFNKQDKQESVHLEKMFEATIVDDKLEKTWKEFFDLKDEVYKEIEVEIANKKIKRTNDAHVTINTKSNFLMSLDLKKLLMIGKISFGSSLRVETFDSHKCPRCWNHIEKTEVVEDLCQRCYQTINS
- a CDS encoding signal peptidase II, which codes for MSKMLPNNKFIVKAKSFSKAFADDFLRRWKQNKKIILMNFLVLFSIMTLGIIFDQVTKSQIFVWNAQGNNGIMVDDNNYGWIGTRSFGNYGITSGITSSIPLIQTFSILAIIAIIISAYYSSHPLKMIGFSLIATGALGNAIDRFAFNGMVKDIIYIPWYKNGESGTFNIADVLVAIGSIVSVLTIVLSFMNIQRIKNQKAQEQILKKQSLEINTLENDKDQPNDEANLEEKALEKQDIENVNLDESNSKNQQIDNKEI
- a CDS encoding lipoprotein 17-related variable surface protein translates to MLFENNKQGIKLKKGINKKAIFITAFTFSAIISVGSYSYIVYKHTKNVPTLKFRYKNETDKDLSFFLNIVEENFKKHNNFDVSAFFNEIIETKDLKTNYNLNFKVSDDFKKLYYQVNERSMGYVSKFTELSKISKASYTPLTREKQLLELEEYSKSLRLTWVDAKKISTNVLPSQVEEQNIQIQRYNQESQELLPLNLSKYSVLVTQSLVDDLNGKRQYHIRISLINDPTIKKDIVLDFTNLKKFIFEKDDFSIRQKLVLNRPLAKEFKAQYDLLKTPEEKRQKIESIFEINTSKDIVFIPEDLEFTNNTRELLLKHNLEKQVKNQNQQNPNQLKKLSFSSQVELTGFAPIKNEEVLEVEQELSKIKSLESKKAYNKILPSQISSTSILKDFFQMPQSVNGIDFSIELEKDGANDNAGTLSALIYARKKSVVESKKITIDGFLKLQDYLDLTINAIDSLNLKNNYSTLLPSNVELNDLEKIVDLPENFDGFVYKLLFEKSRFSVNDEKGTIKVTLQLSKDNLTVEKKDIQISGFRTIDEFIRQNFSSLGRAIRTKPGFDLKNYSASDLIPKEDIPASAYPAHFGQFFEFTDEKNPINQGYDIKLVSSEQFLSINESLGLNPKILESSDRGTELYAYIILTKDRSQLIIRRITIRGFRAKN